Proteins encoded within one genomic window of Xylophilus sp. GOD-11R:
- a CDS encoding mandelate racemase/muconate lactonizing enzyme family protein — MSAIQSLKTYRLPDRPSLVWVELETADGLVGLGETFRGAVTVDTFLHEELAPWLLGRDARQIEGISRHLLTPYVGYNGSGVEVRAASAVDIALWDLAGQRQGVPIHEALGGLSRPTVPVYNTCAGYAYNTTGKRRDIGTADVSDGPYDDQVAFMRDAGALATSLVAEGYKAMKIWPFDIYAPASNGQLITLAELEKGLEPFRKIREAVGNRIEVMCELHSLFGGHSALRICQALEDYDVFWVEDPLCKMDDPAGLADLRRRTRVPICGSESFGGLRPFRELLAADALDVVMLDLAWCGGFTEGRKIAALAQAFNRPLAPHDCTGPVTLMAGLHMALHAPTAIYQEVVRATLATWYRDILTGLPVIANGLAQPPTAPGLGAALQESFKQQPGLVVRESRRSA; from the coding sequence ATGTCCGCCATTCAAAGCCTGAAGACCTATCGACTTCCCGACCGTCCCAGCCTGGTCTGGGTCGAGCTGGAAACCGCCGACGGCCTGGTCGGCCTGGGTGAAACCTTCCGCGGCGCGGTCACCGTCGACACCTTCCTGCACGAGGAACTGGCGCCTTGGCTACTCGGCCGCGATGCCCGGCAGATCGAGGGCATCTCGCGCCACCTGCTCACGCCCTATGTCGGCTACAACGGCTCGGGCGTGGAGGTGCGTGCGGCCAGCGCGGTCGACATCGCCTTGTGGGACCTGGCCGGGCAGCGCCAGGGCGTGCCGATCCACGAGGCGCTCGGTGGCCTGTCGCGGCCGACCGTACCGGTCTACAACACCTGCGCCGGCTATGCCTACAACACGACTGGCAAGCGGCGCGACATCGGCACGGCCGACGTGTCCGACGGCCCCTACGACGACCAGGTGGCCTTCATGCGCGACGCCGGCGCGCTGGCCACCAGCCTGGTCGCCGAGGGCTACAAGGCCATGAAGATCTGGCCTTTCGACATCTACGCGCCGGCCAGCAACGGCCAGCTGATCACGCTGGCCGAGCTGGAAAAAGGGCTGGAACCCTTTCGCAAGATCCGCGAAGCCGTGGGCAACCGGATCGAGGTGATGTGCGAGCTGCACAGCCTCTTCGGCGGCCATTCGGCGCTGCGCATCTGCCAGGCCCTGGAGGACTACGACGTTTTCTGGGTGGAAGATCCGCTCTGCAAGATGGACGACCCCGCCGGCCTTGCCGACCTGCGCCGCCGCACCCGGGTGCCGATCTGCGGCAGTGAGAGTTTCGGCGGCCTGCGCCCGTTCCGTGAGCTGCTCGCGGCCGACGCGCTCGACGTCGTCATGCTCGACCTGGCCTGGTGCGGCGGCTTCACCGAAGGTCGCAAGATCGCCGCGCTCGCCCAGGCCTTCAACCGCCCGCTGGCGCCGCACGACTGCACCGGCCCGGTCACGCTGATGGCCGGCCTGCACATGGCGCTGCACGCGCCCACCGCCATCTACCAGGAAGTCGTGCGCGCCACCCTGGCGACCTGGTACCGCGACATCCTCACCGGCCTGCCGGTCATCGCCAATGGTCTGGCACAGCCGCCCACGGCCCCCGGACTCGGCGCCGCGCTGCAGGAAAGCTTCAAGCAGCAGCCCGGTCTGGTCGTGCGCGAATCCCGCCGGAGCGCCTGA
- the glgC gene encoding glucose-1-phosphate adenylyltransferase, whose translation MSHESRQPPLQAHQLVRRTIALVLAGGRGSRLKQLTDRRAKPAVYFGGKFRIIDFALSNCLNSGIRRMAVVTQYKSHSLMRHLQRGWSFLRAELNEMVDVLPAQQRTGDEHWYRGTADAVFQNLDIIQTRSTRHDYVVVLAGDHVYKMDYSIMVKDHAEHGRGCTVGCIEVPREQATAFGVMAIDENRQITAFLEKPADPPAMPGSPDLALASMGIYVFDSKYLYSLLEEDARNPNSSHDFGKDIIPRAVAEGRALAHPFSLSCVTRGARGPHAETYWRDVGTIDAFWAANLDLASISPQLDIYDTDWPIWTYQRQLPPAKFVVDRDGNNGVTVNTIVSGGCIVSGSKVIGSVLFSGVRIHSFCEIRQAVLLPDVEVGRGARLSKVVVDRGCVIPEGLVVGEDAAADAARFERTETGVVLVTREMLEKLAD comes from the coding sequence GTGAGTCACGAAAGCCGGCAGCCACCGCTGCAGGCGCATCAATTGGTGCGCCGAACGATCGCCTTGGTCCTCGCGGGCGGGCGTGGATCCCGCCTCAAGCAACTGACCGACCGCCGCGCCAAGCCCGCGGTCTATTTCGGCGGCAAGTTCCGCATCATCGATTTCGCGCTGTCCAACTGCCTGAATTCGGGCATCCGGCGGATGGCCGTGGTCACCCAGTACAAGTCGCATTCGCTCATGCGCCACCTGCAGCGCGGCTGGAGCTTCCTGCGCGCCGAACTCAACGAAATGGTCGACGTGCTGCCCGCCCAGCAACGCACCGGCGACGAGCACTGGTACCGCGGCACCGCCGACGCGGTGTTCCAGAACCTCGACATCATCCAGACGCGCTCCACCCGGCACGACTACGTGGTGGTGCTGGCCGGCGACCACGTCTACAAGATGGACTACTCCATCATGGTGAAGGACCACGCCGAACACGGCCGGGGCTGCACCGTCGGCTGCATCGAGGTGCCGCGCGAACAGGCCACCGCGTTCGGCGTGATGGCGATCGACGAGAACCGGCAGATCACCGCCTTTCTGGAGAAGCCGGCCGATCCGCCCGCCATGCCGGGCTCGCCCGACCTGGCGCTGGCCAGCATGGGCATCTACGTCTTCGATTCGAAGTACCTGTATTCGCTGCTGGAGGAAGACGCCCGCAATCCCAACTCGAGCCACGATTTCGGCAAGGACATCATTCCGCGCGCCGTCGCCGAGGGCCGGGCACTGGCGCACCCGTTCAGCCTGTCCTGCGTGACGCGGGGCGCGCGCGGACCGCACGCCGAGACCTACTGGCGCGACGTCGGCACCATCGACGCCTTCTGGGCCGCCAACCTCGACCTCGCGTCGATCAGCCCGCAACTCGACATCTACGACACCGACTGGCCGATCTGGACCTACCAGCGCCAGTTGCCGCCGGCCAAGTTCGTCGTGGACCGCGACGGCAACAACGGCGTCACCGTCAACACCATCGTGTCGGGCGGCTGCATCGTGTCGGGCTCCAAGGTGATCGGATCGGTACTGTTCTCCGGCGTGCGCATTCACTCGTTCTGCGAAATACGCCAGGCCGTGCTGCTGCCGGACGTCGAGGTCGGCCGGGGCGCGCGACTGTCGAAAGTGGTGGTCGATCGCGGCTGCGTCATTCCCGAAGGTCTGGTCGTCGGCGAAGACGCCGCCGCCGACGCCGCGCGATTCGAGCGCACCGAAACCGGCGTGGTGCTGGTCACACGCGAGATGCTCGAAAAACTCGCTGATTAG
- a CDS encoding 2-hydroxyacid dehydrogenase gives MRVKIVGLHAPHAPRLRTLLGEGHEVEALAAFPPTGEIRADAVITNSLSTDEAARLHCRLLQVPGAGTEQVAMQALPGTTTVCNVHGHEVPIAEFTLHAMLEHALQLWSYPARLDAEAFAGCYAARPQHDEAQGKTVAILGFGHIGQEIARRARAFDMHVIAVTRGGRQGAAELAHEFVAVTALDAVLPRVDTLVVCCPLDDGTRGLIGARQLELLGPKALLVNVARAEVIDEQALYEALRDKRLGRAALDVWYRYPKPGQPPVAPSRWPLHELPNVRATPHISAITPGLLDRRYRFMADNLGRLQAGQPLHNVVFQSPVTRRENPDRRPA, from the coding sequence ATGCGCGTCAAGATCGTCGGACTCCACGCACCCCATGCCCCGCGCCTGCGCACGCTGCTGGGGGAAGGCCACGAAGTCGAGGCACTCGCGGCTTTTCCGCCCACCGGCGAGATCCGCGCCGATGCGGTCATCACCAACAGCCTGTCGACCGACGAGGCCGCTCGCCTGCATTGCCGGCTGCTGCAGGTGCCGGGCGCCGGCACCGAGCAGGTCGCCATGCAGGCGCTGCCGGGCACGACCACCGTGTGCAACGTACACGGCCACGAAGTGCCGATCGCCGAGTTCACGCTGCATGCCATGCTGGAGCACGCACTCCAGCTGTGGTCGTATCCCGCGCGGCTGGATGCCGAGGCCTTCGCCGGCTGCTATGCCGCACGGCCGCAGCACGACGAAGCCCAGGGCAAGACCGTCGCCATCCTCGGCTTCGGCCACATCGGCCAGGAGATCGCCCGCCGCGCCCGAGCCTTCGACATGCACGTGATCGCCGTCACGCGCGGCGGCCGCCAGGGCGCGGCCGAGCTGGCGCACGAGTTCGTCGCGGTGACCGCACTCGACGCCGTGCTGCCCAGGGTCGACACCCTGGTGGTGTGCTGCCCGCTCGACGACGGCACACGCGGCCTGATCGGTGCACGGCAATTGGAACTGCTTGGGCCGAAGGCGCTGCTGGTGAACGTGGCGCGGGCCGAAGTGATCGACGAGCAGGCGCTCTACGAAGCCCTGCGCGACAAGCGCCTGGGCCGCGCGGCGCTGGACGTCTGGTACCGCTACCCCAAGCCCGGCCAGCCGCCGGTGGCGCCCTCGCGCTGGCCGCTGCACGAGCTGCCCAACGTGCGCGCCACGCCGCACATCTCGGCCATCACCCCCGGCCTGCTGGACCGGCGCTACCGCTTCATGGCCGACAACCTGGGCCGCCTGCAGGCCGGCCAGCCACTGCACAACGTTGTGTTCCAGAGCCCCGTGACACGACGAGAAAACCCCGACAGGAGACCCGCATGA
- a CDS encoding aldehyde dehydrogenase family protein: MDRHPAQIEPAARHAVPTEFLNFIDGCQVPASGGATVEVIDPSTGEVFTRIQRSGAAEIDDAVRAAQRAFHGAWGKLTATERGRLLSRLAAAILEHQDELSELECRDTGKPMVQARNDIAACARYFEYYGGAADKLHGETIPYAAGTTVLAVRVPHGVTGHIIPWNYPAQIYGRSVAAALAAGNCCVVKPAEDACLTSLRVSQIALDVGFPAGAINVVCGLGSEAGAALSAHPGIAHISFTGSTATGALVAEAAARRHVPVTLELGGKSPQIVFADADMEQAIPTIVNAIIQSAGQTCTAGSRVLIERSAFDAVMARLTERFDALVVGRGQDDRDLGPVINHRQRQKIMGMVDAALADGVKLAARGRLADGAPANGCYVLPTLLAEVDPAHAIAREEIFGPVLVAIAFDDEAQAIEIANGTDYGLTAGVWTRDGARQLRMAHAIEAGQVFVNNYGAGGGIELPFGGMKHSGYGREKAFEGMRGFTTIKTIAIKHG, encoded by the coding sequence ATGGACCGCCATCCCGCCCAGATCGAACCCGCCGCACGCCACGCGGTGCCGACCGAATTCCTGAACTTCATCGACGGCTGCCAGGTGCCCGCCTCCGGCGGCGCCACCGTCGAGGTGATCGACCCGTCCACCGGCGAGGTGTTCACCCGCATCCAGCGCAGCGGCGCGGCCGAGATCGACGACGCGGTGCGGGCGGCCCAACGCGCCTTCCACGGCGCCTGGGGCAAGCTCACCGCCACCGAGCGCGGCCGGCTGCTGAGCCGGCTGGCGGCGGCCATCCTGGAGCACCAGGACGAGCTCTCCGAACTCGAATGCCGCGACACCGGCAAACCCATGGTGCAGGCGCGCAACGACATCGCCGCCTGCGCGCGCTATTTCGAGTACTACGGCGGCGCGGCCGACAAGCTGCACGGCGAGACGATCCCGTACGCGGCCGGCACCACCGTGCTGGCGGTGCGGGTGCCGCACGGCGTCACCGGCCACATCATTCCCTGGAACTACCCCGCGCAGATCTACGGCCGCTCGGTGGCCGCCGCGCTGGCCGCCGGCAACTGCTGCGTGGTCAAGCCCGCCGAAGACGCCTGCCTGACCTCGCTGCGGGTGTCGCAGATCGCGCTGGACGTGGGTTTTCCGGCCGGCGCGATCAACGTGGTCTGCGGCCTGGGCAGCGAAGCCGGCGCGGCCTTGTCGGCGCATCCGGGCATCGCGCATATCTCGTTCACCGGCTCCACCGCCACCGGCGCGCTGGTGGCCGAGGCGGCGGCGCGGCGACATGTGCCGGTGACGCTGGAGCTCGGCGGCAAGTCGCCGCAGATCGTGTTCGCCGATGCCGACATGGAGCAGGCGATTCCGACCATCGTCAACGCCATCATCCAGAGCGCCGGCCAGACCTGCACCGCCGGCAGCCGCGTGCTGATCGAGCGCAGCGCCTTCGACGCGGTGATGGCCAGGCTCACCGAGCGCTTCGATGCGCTGGTGGTGGGCCGTGGCCAGGACGACCGCGACCTCGGACCGGTCATCAACCACCGGCAACGCCAGAAGATCATGGGCATGGTCGACGCGGCCCTGGCCGACGGCGTGAAACTGGCCGCGCGCGGGCGCCTGGCCGACGGTGCGCCGGCCAACGGCTGTTACGTGCTGCCCACCTTGCTGGCCGAGGTCGATCCCGCACACGCCATCGCCCGCGAGGAAATCTTCGGCCCGGTGCTGGTGGCGATCGCCTTCGACGACGAGGCCCAGGCCATCGAGATCGCCAACGGCACCGACTACGGCCTGACCGCCGGCGTCTGGACCCGCGACGGCGCACGCCAGCTGCGCATGGCCCACGCCATCGAGGCCGGCCAGGTCTTCGTCAACAACTACGGCGCGGGCGGCGGCATCGAACTGCCCTTCGGCGGCATGAAGCACTCGGGCTACGGGCGCGAGAAGGCCTTCGAAGGCATGCGCGGCTTCACCACCATCAAGACCATCGCCATCAAGCACGGCTGA
- a CDS encoding FadR/GntR family transcriptional regulator, with protein MQTDNPVEGTLTDRMAGVLASQIRSGAWQPQTRLPTESTLMLQYGVSRTVVREALSRLRSEGLVETRQGSGTVVQELSASDSFRLGAAVNPAEGVLRILELRRGIEAEMAALAAERRTAADMRDIEKALKAIATATDHGGDGVAQDLAFHMAISNAAHNPHFPELLGMLGRALHDAIALGRRNEAMRPELAAQVLLEHAALIEGIRARDPAAAREAAHAHMRESAERLRRVGADFWKDDAVARARRVARTRINAT; from the coding sequence ATGCAGACCGACAACCCTGTGGAAGGCACGCTCACCGACCGAATGGCGGGCGTGCTGGCATCGCAGATCCGCAGCGGCGCCTGGCAGCCGCAGACCCGTCTGCCGACCGAGAGCACGCTGATGCTGCAGTACGGTGTGAGCCGCACGGTGGTGCGCGAGGCGCTGTCGCGCCTGCGCTCGGAGGGCCTGGTCGAAACCCGCCAGGGCAGCGGCACGGTGGTGCAGGAACTGTCGGCCTCCGATTCCTTCCGGCTCGGCGCCGCCGTGAATCCCGCCGAGGGCGTGCTGCGCATCCTGGAACTGCGGCGCGGCATCGAGGCCGAAATGGCCGCACTCGCCGCCGAGCGGCGCACCGCCGCCGACATGCGCGACATCGAGAAGGCGCTCAAGGCGATCGCCACCGCCACCGACCACGGCGGCGACGGTGTGGCGCAGGACCTGGCCTTTCACATGGCCATCTCGAACGCGGCGCACAACCCTCATTTCCCGGAGTTGCTCGGCATGCTGGGGCGCGCCCTGCACGACGCCATCGCGCTCGGCCGGCGCAACGAAGCCATGCGGCCCGAGCTGGCCGCGCAGGTGCTGTTGGAGCATGCCGCGCTGATCGAGGGCATACGCGCCCGCGACCCCGCCGCCGCACGCGAGGCGGCCCACGCCCACATGCGCGAATCGGCTGAACGGCTGCGCCGCGTGGGTGCCGATTTCTGGAAGGACGACGCGGTCGCCCGGGCGCGGCGGGTGGCGCGCACGCGCATCAACGCCACCTGA
- a CDS encoding FadR/GntR family transcriptional regulator → MAESTFSAGPVVGLLADKVYERLLGLIGTPGFEPQARMPGETALSRQLGVSRPVLRQALARLRDEGRIAARKGSGTFVTDMLPQAAALSIRTLQDIPDIRAFLEFRLCMEGEAAARAAQVRTGSQLQDVRDCCERFERALAEGRDAVDEDIAFHEAIAQGCGNRFFAMTMSALAPQTRFSIQLARQLSGRAAGDRPSGVCAEHRAVVDAIARQDPLAARASMEAHLRGGIARLFGSQPPA, encoded by the coding sequence TTGGCTGAATCGACGTTTTCCGCAGGCCCGGTGGTGGGGCTGCTGGCCGACAAGGTCTACGAGCGACTGCTCGGCTTGATCGGCACGCCCGGTTTCGAGCCCCAGGCGCGCATGCCGGGCGAAACCGCCTTGTCGCGGCAATTGGGTGTGTCGCGGCCGGTGCTGCGGCAGGCGCTGGCGCGGCTGCGGGACGAAGGCCGGATCGCGGCGCGCAAGGGCTCGGGCACCTTCGTCACCGACATGCTGCCGCAGGCGGCGGCGCTGTCGATCCGCACCCTGCAGGACATTCCGGACATCCGCGCCTTCCTCGAATTCCGGCTTTGCATGGAGGGCGAGGCGGCCGCCCGCGCGGCGCAGGTGCGCACCGGGTCGCAGCTGCAGGACGTGCGCGACTGCTGCGAGCGTTTCGAGCGCGCGCTGGCCGAAGGGCGCGACGCGGTCGACGAGGACATCGCCTTCCACGAGGCGATCGCCCAGGGCTGCGGCAACCGCTTCTTCGCCATGACCATGTCGGCCCTGGCGCCGCAGACGCGTTTCAGCATCCAGCTCGCGCGGCAGTTGTCGGGCCGTGCCGCGGGTGATCGCCCGAGCGGCGTATGCGCCGAACACCGGGCGGTGGTCGACGCCATCGCGCGGCAGGATCCCCTGGCGGCCCGCGCGTCGATGGAGGCCCACCTGCGCGGCGGCATCGCGCGCCTGTTCGGCTCGCAGCCGCCAGCCTGA
- a CDS encoding tripartite tricarboxylate transporter substrate binding protein, translating to MKTFARRTLLCLAASALAAMPAAPAFAQDPAAYPSRMIRIIVPNPAGGTSDVLARILAKELGEQFKQSVIVENRAGGNGHIGAAFVAKAPPDGYNLLLLDMSNLTIGPSVMQLTYQPLKELTPITMPAYSPHLLVVRNDLPVKNLDELAAYAKKTGKPPSFGTPLASISQLAGIVLAQGLGFEFNVIGYKGGAQALADLAGSQIDSAMASVLASNPLVQGGKVRAIAVTSAKPFAATPGIPTVASQIPDFVTGSWQGLMAPAGTPPAVLDKLQSAVRAIVARPEIAKRLQELGSEPSDMTREQMAAWMQSETTRWAKVVKDNHIKAE from the coding sequence ATGAAGACCTTCGCCCGCCGCACGCTGCTGTGCCTGGCCGCATCCGCCCTGGCGGCGATGCCGGCCGCACCCGCCTTCGCCCAGGACCCCGCCGCCTATCCGTCGCGCATGATCCGCATCATCGTGCCCAACCCGGCGGGCGGCACCTCGGACGTGCTGGCGCGCATCCTCGCCAAGGAACTCGGCGAGCAGTTCAAGCAGTCGGTCATCGTCGAGAACCGCGCCGGCGGCAACGGCCACATCGGCGCGGCCTTCGTCGCCAAGGCGCCACCCGACGGCTACAACCTGCTGCTGCTCGACATGAGCAACCTCACCATCGGCCCCAGCGTGATGCAGCTCACCTACCAGCCGCTCAAGGAGCTGACGCCGATCACCATGCCGGCCTACTCGCCGCATCTTCTCGTGGTGCGCAACGACCTGCCGGTGAAGAACCTCGACGAGCTCGCTGCCTATGCCAAAAAGACCGGCAAGCCGCCGAGCTTCGGCACGCCGCTGGCGTCCATCAGCCAGTTGGCCGGCATCGTGCTGGCACAAGGCCTGGGCTTCGAATTCAACGTGATCGGCTACAAAGGCGGCGCGCAGGCGCTGGCCGATCTCGCCGGCTCGCAGATCGATTCGGCGATGGCCAGCGTGCTGGCCAGCAATCCGCTGGTGCAGGGCGGCAAGGTCCGCGCCATCGCGGTCACCAGCGCCAAGCCCTTCGCGGCCACGCCGGGCATACCCACCGTCGCCTCGCAGATTCCCGACTTCGTCACCGGCTCCTGGCAAGGCCTGATGGCGCCGGCCGGCACGCCGCCGGCCGTGCTCGACAAGCTGCAGTCGGCGGTGCGGGCCATCGTGGCGCGCCCGGAAATCGCCAAGCGGCTGCAGGAGCTCGGCTCTGAGCCCTCGGACATGACCCGCGAACAGATGGCCGCCTGGATGCAGTCGGAGACCACCCGCTGGGCCAAGGTGGTGAAGGACAACCACATCAAGGCCGAATGA
- a CDS encoding NAD(P)-dependent oxidoreductase — MEVIASASGRKRVGMIGVGLMGHGIAANIVGKGWPLSVLEHAGNQPLDDLLAAGARTCATPAQLAARSDIVVLCVSGTPQVEAVLLGEGGVLQGLAAGSVVIDCSTAVPASTEKLAAAVEQAGSRFLDAAMTRTPKEAAEGRLNLLVGADASLLAEVRPLLECFAENIFHAGPPGAGHRMKLLHNFVSLGTVALMSEAAACAQRAGIDPAVFVDVLGKGGGGGAALERLKPYLLGGETAQMKFSIANAAKDLGYYNTMADNGGAAHGIAAAVGATLDALAAAGLGTSFLPELPALLLRDGEPQAQVSAVAKRRIA; from the coding sequence ATGGAAGTCATCGCATCGGCCTCGGGCCGCAAACGCGTCGGCATGATCGGCGTGGGCCTGATGGGGCACGGCATCGCCGCCAATATCGTGGGCAAGGGCTGGCCGCTGTCGGTGCTGGAGCACGCCGGCAACCAGCCCCTGGACGATCTGCTGGCCGCCGGCGCGCGCACTTGCGCCACCCCGGCGCAGCTCGCGGCCCGCAGCGACATCGTGGTGCTCTGCGTGTCCGGAACGCCGCAAGTGGAAGCGGTGCTGCTGGGCGAGGGCGGCGTGCTGCAGGGGCTGGCGGCCGGCAGCGTGGTGATCGACTGTTCCACCGCGGTGCCGGCCTCGACCGAGAAGCTCGCCGCAGCGGTGGAGCAGGCCGGCAGCCGTTTCCTGGACGCGGCCATGACCCGCACGCCCAAGGAGGCGGCCGAAGGTCGTCTCAACCTGCTGGTGGGCGCCGATGCCTCGTTGCTGGCGGAGGTGCGGCCGCTGCTCGAATGCTTCGCCGAGAACATCTTCCACGCCGGCCCGCCCGGCGCCGGACACCGCATGAAGCTGCTGCACAACTTCGTGTCGCTGGGCACCGTGGCGTTGATGTCGGAGGCGGCCGCTTGCGCGCAGCGTGCCGGCATCGATCCGGCGGTCTTCGTCGACGTGCTGGGCAAGGGCGGCGGCGGCGGTGCCGCGCTCGAGCGCCTCAAGCCCTACCTGCTGGGTGGCGAGACCGCCCAGATGAAGTTCAGCATCGCCAACGCCGCCAAGGACCTGGGCTACTACAACACCATGGCCGACAACGGTGGCGCGGCGCACGGCATCGCCGCCGCGGTGGGCGCCACGCTCGACGCACTGGCGGCGGCGGGCCTCGGCACATCCTTCCTGCCCGAGCTGCCCGCGCTGCTGCTGCGCGATGGCGAGCCGCAGGCACAGGTGTCGGCGGTGGCGAAACGCCGCATCGCCTGA
- a CDS encoding DnaJ domain-containing protein, with translation MQDHYLALGVSSGASLADIKKAYRLQAARYHPDRNPAPDAAKRFRAVQEAYDILGDAALRETYDDNRKRNLLDDPLETARVIWADYFQRLL, from the coding sequence ATGCAAGACCACTATCTCGCCCTGGGCGTCAGCAGCGGTGCGAGCCTGGCGGACATCAAGAAGGCCTACCGGCTCCAGGCCGCCCGCTACCACCCCGACCGCAACCCGGCCCCGGATGCCGCGAAACGCTTTCGCGCGGTCCAGGAGGCCTACGACATCCTCGGCGACGCGGCCCTTCGCGAAACCTACGACGACAACCGCAAGCGCAACCTGCTCGACGATCCGCTGGAGACGGCACGCGTGATCTGGGCCGACTATTTTCAACGCCTCCTCTAG
- a CDS encoding isocitrate/isopropylmalate dehydrogenase family protein encodes MPLKQYEIATIDGDGIGPEVCQATVAVLREACGADLLNFSHHDGGADHYARTGHVLPPDTFAACKTAHAILHGAAGMPGITYADGTEVGNDLHLQLRFKLDLYANVRPVRLWKGVRSPLRDWQAGQIDYVIVRENTEGLYASRGGGINLRGEVCTDTLVVTRKGVERVARFSFELSRKRQGAPRDGKRRMTVCDKANILRSYAFFRAVCDEVAQEYGDVEIDYAYVDAMTVHLVKRPDYYDVIVAENMFGDIISDLGAATIGGMGLSPSAELGDHHGLFQGAHGSAPDIAGQDLASPLATILSGALMLRWLGDRHDDTRLVSAADRVEQAVEQVLAEGDAVPRDLGGQAGCRAMTAAVIRRLATERQDTGIAETAT; translated from the coding sequence ATGCCCCTCAAGCAGTACGAAATCGCGACGATCGACGGCGACGGCATCGGCCCGGAGGTCTGCCAGGCCACCGTGGCGGTGCTGCGCGAAGCCTGCGGTGCCGACCTGCTGAACTTCAGCCACCACGACGGCGGCGCCGACCACTACGCCCGCACCGGCCACGTGCTGCCGCCGGACACCTTCGCGGCCTGCAAGACCGCCCACGCGATCCTGCATGGCGCCGCCGGCATGCCGGGCATCACCTATGCCGACGGCACCGAGGTCGGCAACGACCTGCACCTGCAGCTGCGCTTCAAGCTCGACCTCTACGCCAACGTACGGCCGGTGCGCCTGTGGAAGGGCGTGCGTTCGCCCCTGCGCGACTGGCAGGCCGGGCAGATCGACTACGTGATCGTGCGCGAGAACACCGAAGGCCTCTACGCCAGCCGGGGCGGGGGCATCAACCTGCGCGGCGAGGTCTGTACCGACACCCTCGTGGTCACCCGCAAAGGCGTCGAACGGGTGGCCCGTTTTTCCTTCGAGCTGTCGCGCAAGCGCCAGGGCGCACCGCGTGACGGCAAGCGCCGCATGACGGTCTGCGACAAGGCCAACATCCTGCGCAGCTACGCCTTCTTCCGCGCCGTCTGCGACGAGGTGGCGCAGGAATACGGCGACGTCGAGATCGACTACGCCTATGTCGACGCGATGACGGTGCACCTGGTGAAGCGGCCCGACTACTACGACGTGATCGTGGCCGAGAACATGTTCGGCGACATCATTTCCGACCTCGGCGCGGCCACCATCGGCGGCATGGGCTTGTCGCCCTCGGCCGAGCTCGGCGACCACCACGGGCTGTTCCAGGGCGCGCACGGTTCGGCGCCCGACATCGCCGGCCAGGACCTGGCGAGCCCGCTGGCCACCATTCTTTCCGGCGCGCTGATGCTGCGCTGGCTGGGCGACCGCCACGACGACACGCGGCTCGTGTCGGCCGCCGACCGGGTGGAGCAGGCGGTGGAACAGGTGCTCGCCGAAGGCGACGCGGTGCCCCGCGACCTGGGCGGGCAGGCCGGCTGCCGCGCGATGACCGCCGCGGTCATCCGGCGCCTCGCGACCGAACGCCAAGACACCGGCATCGCGGAGACGGCCACATGA